In Spodoptera frugiperda isolate SF20-4 chromosome 1, AGI-APGP_CSIRO_Sfru_2.0, whole genome shotgun sequence, the following are encoded in one genomic region:
- the LOC118273279 gene encoding uncharacterized protein LOC118273279 isoform X40 translates to MDPGVGECELAERDPGLCVCKEGPTLDILKDIQRLYEEKLEQLDRACGITKMQQQVDLLRSWVSDLVGQNTLLARAVEELETEATTKLMMERQKNSERGSKNIICSKVSELKLLNESLHKENMAKEREIRQLNKDAQAYEQTIMNLRKEMSSCKYHRPEVPKKDAEVMAGMCCTGTECPGAEPRTSTPNVSCAPLCGVASSTPNISFIERSCSVSALVSDSSIADLECHFQKHNASFSKDQSNNTVFCTPRGSLKTTRCNDSKNSSCQASPRECSFESPRDCPWQESTPGCPLQGSPRRCPNQEPSCPGQRPPPCQKEPSCPAQRPPPCQKEPSCPAQRPPPCQKEPSCPGQRPPPCQKSADSSRCCGEGGYQRGLLNFAQRECPAKRKNKQDCKCNKDKVDCKCHKEEIFCKKCHKEKVHCKCPKEEIFCKKCHKEKVHCKCPKEEIFCKKCHKEKVHCKCPKEEIFCKKCHKEKVDCECPKEEFNCECVEEIYFNDEAKSCCSSPKSCYTDRSEERRCNQTPSEFFCQLRKGLNCNSCTKMRNLKDSGATCSLIDSSNATCDASFYHSKLLATLQILQNKEETIGVQADSLAVAEERIATLTDRANELKKELDRKTKENQTLRKIADCCKVVKHDVCVVTDRPMEDQRAIVTTLENNLSVIEELYRECFYETAKQENLIEMLRSSYLDVRLMEKQKADQIGHLQTVIDKQKWSIDRYQDIASEVDGLKTEISNFLNSTTSTSTNHDSGMWERSEDSLTSVPAVQDDLQDLTEQLLRLQDLLAVGDEGLTYPHYSDQLECSCGLKEENIKLKKEAEGLRIKMGDLQQKLCSLEGVLALKTEADLKYQAEMEMKHQELSKIREELARSQEDTCEAMSMQLRRTKALLDEKTELINQLKQENECQAEKIQSLQEELDKADSIIKENCKMRSEVSYLSAQVELWRAQLEDSQRHVCALDQELARTRAHTQQIDACYREKASAVAELQAHLEQAYARGAALCGESRRAVGAVRTWMRRMRDKHREQEALLKERDALLEILQRRLEEQQSESHVCPTCEKLAPCSKCQSSRDDRSFTSKPRSPPCCSASPSEMPSCSSTPPACRVSRNKEAAAKRCKAWMCDTSVQLPERRESGSDAPPRAACCGLRGARHVRLSRATLQLQPGPASPRRSPRQLQAASPSASCAPVKMPCVGPSSSCAPVELPCAGPSSSCAPLQLKCAGSSPSRASPSPGRRASQLQSPDCECQSPGVARRCPGRAVSPTEELLQRVEQLSDALADGSRRWGRGRGAAAV, encoded by the exons atgGATCCCGGTGTGGGGGAGTGTGAGTTAGCCGAGAGGGACCCGGGGTTGTGCGTGTGCAAGGAGGGACCGACACTCGACATCCTCAAGGACATTCAGCGTCTGTATGAGGAGAAGTTGGAACAGTTAGACAGGGCCTGTGGCATTACTAAAATGCAG caacaAGTGGATCTACTTCGGTCCTGGGTGAGTGACCTGGTGGGCCAGAACACACTGCTGGCGCGGGCTGTGGAGGAGCTGGAGACGGAGGCCACCACCAAACTTATGATGGAACGCCAGAAGAACAGCGAG AGAGGTTCGAAGAACATAATATGCAGCAAAGTATCGGAACTGAAGCTGTTAAACGAGTCGCTGCACAAGGAGAACATGGCCAAGGAAAG AGAGATAAGACAGCTGAATAAAGATGCTCAAGCATACGAGCAGACCATCATGAACCTTAGGAAGGAGATGTCAAGCTGCAAGTATCACAGGCC AGAGGTGCCGAAGAAGGATGCCGAGGTGATGGCCGGCATGTGCTGCACGGGGACTGAG tGCCCTGGAGCTGAGCCGAGGACTTCGACTCCTAACGTGAGCTGCGCGCCGCTGTGCGGGGTCGCCTCGTCCACGCCAAACATATCCTTCATAGAAAGA TCCTGTTCAGTCTCGGCTCTGGTGTCTGATTCCTCGATAGCAGACCTAGAGTGCCATTTCCAGAAACACAACGCTTCGTTCTCGAAAGACCAGTCAAACAATACTGTCTTCTGCACTCCAAGGGGATCTCTAAAGACTACGCGTTGTAATGATTCCAAGAATTCTTCCTGTCAGGCTTCTCCTAGAGAGTGCTCGTTCGAGTCTCCCCGAGATTGTCCCTGGCAAGAATCAACCCCAGGTTGTCCCCTGCAAGGGTCTCCTCGACGTTGTCCCAACCAAGAGCCCAGCTGTCCGGGCCAGCGTCCTCCACCGTGTCAAAAAGAGCCCAGTTGTCCGGCCCAGCGTCCACCACCGTGTCAAAAAGAGCCCAGCTGTCCGGCCCAGCGTCCACCACCGTGTCAAAAAGAGCCCAGCTGTCCGGGCCAGCGTCCACCACCGTGTCAAAAGTCTGCAGATTCAAGTCGATGCTGTGGAGAAGGTGGCTACCAACGAGGACTATTGAATTTTGCCCAGCGCGAATGTCCCGCCAAgcgaaaaaataaacaagattgtaaatgtaataaagacAAGGTTGATTGTAAATGCCATAAAGAAGAGATCTTCTGTAAAAAATGTCATAAAGAGAAG GTCCACTGTAAATGTCCTAAAGAAGAGATCTTCTGTAAAAAATGTCATAAAGAGAAGGTCCACTGTAAATGTCCAAAAGAGGAGATCTTCTGTAAAAAATGTCATAAAGAGAAG GTCCACTGTAAATGTCCTAAAGAAGAGATCTTCTGTAAAAAATGTCATAAAGAGAAG GTCGACTGTGAATGTCCTAAAGAGGAGTTTAATTGCGAATGCGTTGAAGAGATATACTTTAACGATGAAGCCAAGAGTTGTTGTTCGAGTCCTAA GAGCTGCTACACCGACCGCTCGGAGGAACGGAGG tgCAACCAAACGCCGTCGGAGTTTTTCTG ccAACTACGGAAAGGCCTGAACTGTAATTCTTGCACCAAGATGAGAAACCTAAAG GACAGTGGCGCCACCTGCAGTCTAATTGACAGTTCAAACGCAACTTGCGACGCGTCCTTCTATCACAGTAAACTACTAGCTACTCTACAGATA TTGCAGAATAAAGAGGAAACTATAGGAGTGCAGGCGGACAGTTTAGCAGTGGCCGAGGAACGCATCGCTACGCTCACAGACCGCGCTAATGAACTGAAGAAGGAGCTTGACAGGAAGACCAAGGAG AATCAGACTCTGCGCAAGATTGCAGACTGCTGCAAGGTTGTGAAGCATGACGTGTGTGTCGTCACAGACAGGCCG ATGGAAGATCAGAGAGCAATAGTGACCACTTTGGAGAACAACTTGAGTGTCATAGAGGAACTTTACAGGGAATGCTTTTACGAG ACTGCGAAACAGGAGAACTTAATAGAAATGCTTCGTAGTTCGTACTTGGATGTGCGCCTCATGGAGAAACAGAAAGCAGATCAAATCGGGCATCTACAGACTGTGATAGATAAGCAGAAATGGTCGATAGATAGATACCAA GACATTGCATCAGAAGTGGATGGTTTGAAGACGGAGATATCGAACTTTTTGAACAGTACCACGTCGACCTCGACGAACCACGACTCG GGTATGTGGGAGCGTAGTGAGGACTCGTTGACGTCAGTACCAGCCGTGCAGGACGACCTGCAGGACCTCACGGAACAACTCCTGCGTCTGCAGGACTTGCTCGCTGTAGGTGACGAAGGATTAACTTACCCACATTACAGTGACCAG cttGAATGCTCTTGTGGTTTGAAGGAGGaaaatataaagctaaagaaaGAAGCTGAGGGACTGCGT ATAAAAATGGGCGATCTGCAACAAAAGCTATGTAGCTTGGAAGGCGTGCTCGCACTCAAGACCGAAGCAGACCTGAAGTACCAAGCAGAGATGGAGATGAAACATCAAGAA TTATCAAAAATACGGGAGGAATTGGCTCGTTCGCAAGAAGACACGTGCGAAGCTATGTCTATGCAGCTGAGACGCACTAAAG CGTTATTGGATGAGAAGACAGAATTGATAAACCAACTCAAACAAGAGAATGAGTGTCAAGCGGAGAAGATACAGAGCCTTCAGGAAGAACTGGATAAAGCGGACAGTATTATAAAAGAG AACTGCAAGATGCGCAGCGAGGTGTCGTACCTGAGCGCGCAGGTGGAGCTGTGGCGCGCGCAGCTCGAGGACTCGCAGCGACACGTGTGCGCGCTCGACCAGGAACTCGCCCGGACGCGCGCGCACACGCAGCAGATCGACGCCTGCTACAG AGAGAAGGCGAGTGCGGTGGCGGAGCTGCAGGCGCACCTGGAGCAGGCGTACGCGCGCGGCGCCGCGCTCTGCGGGGAGTCGCGCCGCGCCGTCGGGGCCGTGCGCACGTGGATGCGCAGGATGAGGGACAAACACAG AGAACAAGAAGCGTTACTCAAGGAGAGGGACGCTCTGCTGGAGATACTTCAGCGTCGCCTGGAGGAGCAACAGAGCGAGTCCCACGTGTGCCCCACCTGCGAGAAGCTGGCGCCGTGCTCCAAGTGCCAGTCCAGCAGAGACGACCGCAGCTTCACATCCAAGCCCAGGAGCCCGCCCTGCTGCAGCGCCAGTCCCAGCGAGATGCCGAGCTGTTCCTCCACTCCTCCGGCATGTCGAGTGTCGAGGAACAAAGAGGCCGCTGCTAAG CGCTGCAAGGCGTGGATGTGTGACACGTCCGTCCAACTGCCGGAGCGGCGCGAGTCGGGCAGCGACGCCCCCCCGCGGGCCGCGTGCTGCGGGCTGCGGGGCGCGCGCCACGTGCGGCTGAGCCGCGCTACGCTGCAGCTGCAGCCGGGCCCCGCCAGCCCGCGCCGCTCCCCGCGCCAGCTGCAGGCCGCCAGCCCCAGCGCGAGCTGTGCACCCGTGAAGATGCCATGCGTGGGGCCAAGTTCAAGCTGTGCGCCCGTAGAGTTGCCCTGCGCGGGCCCCAGTTCCAGTTGTGCGCCCCTGCAGCTGAAATGTGCGGGCTCTAGCCCCAGCCGCGCGTCCCCGAGCCCCGGGCGCCGGGCCTCACAGCTGCAGAGCCCCGACTGCGAGTGCCAGTCCCCGGGCGTGGCGCGGCGCTGCCCGGGGCGCGCGGTGTCGCCGACGGAGGAGCTGCTGCAGCGCGTGGAGCAGCTGTCGGACGCGCTGGCCGACGGCAGCCGCCGCtgggggcgggggcggggggcCGCCGCCGTCTGA
- the LOC118273279 gene encoding uncharacterized protein LOC118273279 isoform X17 → MDPGVGECELAERDPGLCVCKEGPTLDILKDIQRLYEEKLEQLDRACGITKMQQQVDLLRSWVSDLVGQNTLLARAVEELETEATTKLMMERQKNSERGSKNIICSKVSELKLLNESLHKENMAKEREIRQLNKDAQAYEQTIMNLRKEMSSCKYHRPEVPKKDAEVMAGMCCTGTECPGAEPRTSTPNVSCAPLCGVASSTPNISFIERSCSVSALVSDSSIADLECHFQKHNASFSKDQSNNTVFCTPRGSLKTTRCNDSKNSSCQASPRECSFESPRDCPWQESTPGCPLQGSPRRCPNQEPSCPGQRPPPCQKEPSCPAQRPPPCQKEPSCPAQRPPPCQKEPSCPGQRPPPCQKSADSSRCCGEGGYQRGLLNFAQRECPAKRKNKQDCKCNKDKVDCKCHKEEIFCKKCHKEKVHCKCPKEEIFCKKCHKEKVHCKCPKEEIFCKKCHKEKVHCKCPKEEIFCKKCHKEKVHCECPKEEIFCKKCHKEKVHCKCPKEEIFCKKCHKEKVHCKCPKEEIFCKKCHKEKVDCECPKEEFNCECVEEIYFNDEAKSCCSSPKSCYTDRSEERRCNQTPSEFFCQLRKGLNCNSCTKMRNLKDSGATCSLIDSSNATCDASFYHSKLLATLQILQNKEETIGVQADSLAVAEERIATLTDRANELKKELDRKTKENQTLRKIADCCKVVKHDVCVVTDRPMEDQRAIVTTLENNLSVIEELYRECFYETAKQENLIEMLRSSYLDVRLMEKQKADQIGHLQTVIDKQKWSIDRYQDIASEVDGLKTEISNFLNSTTSTSTNHDSGMWERSEDSLTSVPAVQDDLQDLTEQLLRLQDLLAVGDEGLTYPHYSDQLECSCGLKEENIKLKKEAEGLRIKMGDLQQKLCSLEGVLALKTEADLKYQAEMEMKHQELSKIREELARSQEDTCEAMSMQLRRTKALLDEKTELINQLKQENECQAEKIQSLQEELDKADSIIKENCKMRSEVSYLSAQVELWRAQLEDSQRHVCALDQELARTRAHTQQIDACYREKASAVAELQAHLEQAYARGAALCGESRRAVGAVRTWMRRMRDKHREQEALLKERDALLEILQRRLEEQQSESHVCPTCEKLAPCSKCQSSRDDRSFTSKPRSPPCCSASPSEMPSCSSTPPACRVSRNKEAAAKRCKAWMCDTSVQLPERRESGSDAPPRAACCGLRGARHVRLSRATLQLQPGPASPRRSPRQLQAASPSASCAPVKMPCVGPSSSCAPVELPCAGPSSSCAPLQLKCAGSSPSRASPSPGRRASQLQSPDCECQSPGVARRCPGRAVSPTEELLQRVEQLSDALADGSRRWGRGRGAAAV, encoded by the exons atgGATCCCGGTGTGGGGGAGTGTGAGTTAGCCGAGAGGGACCCGGGGTTGTGCGTGTGCAAGGAGGGACCGACACTCGACATCCTCAAGGACATTCAGCGTCTGTATGAGGAGAAGTTGGAACAGTTAGACAGGGCCTGTGGCATTACTAAAATGCAG caacaAGTGGATCTACTTCGGTCCTGGGTGAGTGACCTGGTGGGCCAGAACACACTGCTGGCGCGGGCTGTGGAGGAGCTGGAGACGGAGGCCACCACCAAACTTATGATGGAACGCCAGAAGAACAGCGAG AGAGGTTCGAAGAACATAATATGCAGCAAAGTATCGGAACTGAAGCTGTTAAACGAGTCGCTGCACAAGGAGAACATGGCCAAGGAAAG AGAGATAAGACAGCTGAATAAAGATGCTCAAGCATACGAGCAGACCATCATGAACCTTAGGAAGGAGATGTCAAGCTGCAAGTATCACAGGCC AGAGGTGCCGAAGAAGGATGCCGAGGTGATGGCCGGCATGTGCTGCACGGGGACTGAG tGCCCTGGAGCTGAGCCGAGGACTTCGACTCCTAACGTGAGCTGCGCGCCGCTGTGCGGGGTCGCCTCGTCCACGCCAAACATATCCTTCATAGAAAGA TCCTGTTCAGTCTCGGCTCTGGTGTCTGATTCCTCGATAGCAGACCTAGAGTGCCATTTCCAGAAACACAACGCTTCGTTCTCGAAAGACCAGTCAAACAATACTGTCTTCTGCACTCCAAGGGGATCTCTAAAGACTACGCGTTGTAATGATTCCAAGAATTCTTCCTGTCAGGCTTCTCCTAGAGAGTGCTCGTTCGAGTCTCCCCGAGATTGTCCCTGGCAAGAATCAACCCCAGGTTGTCCCCTGCAAGGGTCTCCTCGACGTTGTCCCAACCAAGAGCCCAGCTGTCCGGGCCAGCGTCCTCCACCGTGTCAAAAAGAGCCCAGTTGTCCGGCCCAGCGTCCACCACCGTGTCAAAAAGAGCCCAGCTGTCCGGCCCAGCGTCCACCACCGTGTCAAAAAGAGCCCAGCTGTCCGGGCCAGCGTCCACCACCGTGTCAAAAGTCTGCAGATTCAAGTCGATGCTGTGGAGAAGGTGGCTACCAACGAGGACTATTGAATTTTGCCCAGCGCGAATGTCCCGCCAAgcgaaaaaataaacaagattgtaaatgtaataaagacAAGGTTGATTGTAAATGCCATAAAGAAGAGATCTTCTGTAAAAAATGTCATAAAGAGAAG GTGCACTGTAAATGTCCTAAAGAGGAGATCTTCTGTAAAAAATGTCATAAAGAGAAG GTCCACTGTAAATGTCCTAAAGAAGAGATCTTCTGTAAAAAATGTCATAAAGAGAAGGTCCACTGTAAATGTCCAAAAGAGGAGATCTTCTGTAAAAAATGTCATAAAGAGAAGGTGCACTGTGAATGTCCTAAAGAGGAGATCTTCTGTAAAAAATGTCATAAAGAGAAGGTCCACTGTAAATGTCCTAAAGAAGAGATCTTCTGTAAAAAATGTCATAAAGAGAAGGTCCACTGTAAATGTCCTAAAGAAGAGATCTTCTGTAAAAAATGTCATAAAGAGAAG GTCGACTGTGAATGTCCTAAAGAGGAGTTTAATTGCGAATGCGTTGAAGAGATATACTTTAACGATGAAGCCAAGAGTTGTTGTTCGAGTCCTAA GAGCTGCTACACCGACCGCTCGGAGGAACGGAGG tgCAACCAAACGCCGTCGGAGTTTTTCTG ccAACTACGGAAAGGCCTGAACTGTAATTCTTGCACCAAGATGAGAAACCTAAAG GACAGTGGCGCCACCTGCAGTCTAATTGACAGTTCAAACGCAACTTGCGACGCGTCCTTCTATCACAGTAAACTACTAGCTACTCTACAGATA TTGCAGAATAAAGAGGAAACTATAGGAGTGCAGGCGGACAGTTTAGCAGTGGCCGAGGAACGCATCGCTACGCTCACAGACCGCGCTAATGAACTGAAGAAGGAGCTTGACAGGAAGACCAAGGAG AATCAGACTCTGCGCAAGATTGCAGACTGCTGCAAGGTTGTGAAGCATGACGTGTGTGTCGTCACAGACAGGCCG ATGGAAGATCAGAGAGCAATAGTGACCACTTTGGAGAACAACTTGAGTGTCATAGAGGAACTTTACAGGGAATGCTTTTACGAG ACTGCGAAACAGGAGAACTTAATAGAAATGCTTCGTAGTTCGTACTTGGATGTGCGCCTCATGGAGAAACAGAAAGCAGATCAAATCGGGCATCTACAGACTGTGATAGATAAGCAGAAATGGTCGATAGATAGATACCAA GACATTGCATCAGAAGTGGATGGTTTGAAGACGGAGATATCGAACTTTTTGAACAGTACCACGTCGACCTCGACGAACCACGACTCG GGTATGTGGGAGCGTAGTGAGGACTCGTTGACGTCAGTACCAGCCGTGCAGGACGACCTGCAGGACCTCACGGAACAACTCCTGCGTCTGCAGGACTTGCTCGCTGTAGGTGACGAAGGATTAACTTACCCACATTACAGTGACCAG cttGAATGCTCTTGTGGTTTGAAGGAGGaaaatataaagctaaagaaaGAAGCTGAGGGACTGCGT ATAAAAATGGGCGATCTGCAACAAAAGCTATGTAGCTTGGAAGGCGTGCTCGCACTCAAGACCGAAGCAGACCTGAAGTACCAAGCAGAGATGGAGATGAAACATCAAGAA TTATCAAAAATACGGGAGGAATTGGCTCGTTCGCAAGAAGACACGTGCGAAGCTATGTCTATGCAGCTGAGACGCACTAAAG CGTTATTGGATGAGAAGACAGAATTGATAAACCAACTCAAACAAGAGAATGAGTGTCAAGCGGAGAAGATACAGAGCCTTCAGGAAGAACTGGATAAAGCGGACAGTATTATAAAAGAG AACTGCAAGATGCGCAGCGAGGTGTCGTACCTGAGCGCGCAGGTGGAGCTGTGGCGCGCGCAGCTCGAGGACTCGCAGCGACACGTGTGCGCGCTCGACCAGGAACTCGCCCGGACGCGCGCGCACACGCAGCAGATCGACGCCTGCTACAG AGAGAAGGCGAGTGCGGTGGCGGAGCTGCAGGCGCACCTGGAGCAGGCGTACGCGCGCGGCGCCGCGCTCTGCGGGGAGTCGCGCCGCGCCGTCGGGGCCGTGCGCACGTGGATGCGCAGGATGAGGGACAAACACAG AGAACAAGAAGCGTTACTCAAGGAGAGGGACGCTCTGCTGGAGATACTTCAGCGTCGCCTGGAGGAGCAACAGAGCGAGTCCCACGTGTGCCCCACCTGCGAGAAGCTGGCGCCGTGCTCCAAGTGCCAGTCCAGCAGAGACGACCGCAGCTTCACATCCAAGCCCAGGAGCCCGCCCTGCTGCAGCGCCAGTCCCAGCGAGATGCCGAGCTGTTCCTCCACTCCTCCGGCATGTCGAGTGTCGAGGAACAAAGAGGCCGCTGCTAAG CGCTGCAAGGCGTGGATGTGTGACACGTCCGTCCAACTGCCGGAGCGGCGCGAGTCGGGCAGCGACGCCCCCCCGCGGGCCGCGTGCTGCGGGCTGCGGGGCGCGCGCCACGTGCGGCTGAGCCGCGCTACGCTGCAGCTGCAGCCGGGCCCCGCCAGCCCGCGCCGCTCCCCGCGCCAGCTGCAGGCCGCCAGCCCCAGCGCGAGCTGTGCACCCGTGAAGATGCCATGCGTGGGGCCAAGTTCAAGCTGTGCGCCCGTAGAGTTGCCCTGCGCGGGCCCCAGTTCCAGTTGTGCGCCCCTGCAGCTGAAATGTGCGGGCTCTAGCCCCAGCCGCGCGTCCCCGAGCCCCGGGCGCCGGGCCTCACAGCTGCAGAGCCCCGACTGCGAGTGCCAGTCCCCGGGCGTGGCGCGGCGCTGCCCGGGGCGCGCGGTGTCGCCGACGGAGGAGCTGCTGCAGCGCGTGGAGCAGCTGTCGGACGCGCTGGCCGACGGCAGCCGCCGCtgggggcgggggcggggggcCGCCGCCGTCTGA